From the genome of Chroicocephalus ridibundus chromosome 1, bChrRid1.1, whole genome shotgun sequence, one region includes:
- the TAF13 gene encoding transcription initiation factor TFIID subunit 13, with protein sequence MADEEEDAPFEEDAEEAGGGLDGGQGKRKRLFSKELRCMMYGFGDDQNPYTESVDILEDLVIEFITEMTHKAMSIGRQGRVQVEDIVFLIRKDPRKFARVKDLLTMNEELKRARKAFDEANYGS encoded by the exons ATGGCTGACGAGGAGGAGGACGCGCCG TTTGAAGAAGACGCGGAAGAAGCCGGCGGGGGCCTGGACGGCGGGCAGGGCAAGAGGAAGAGGCTGTTCTCCAAAGAAC TAAGGTGCATGATGTATGGATTCGGGGATGACCAGAACCCTTACACAGAATCAGTGGACATTCTTGAGGACCTGGTAATAGAGTTTATCACAGAAATG ACACATAAGGCCATGTCCATTGGGCGGCAGGGTCGTGTACAGGTTGAGGACATTGTCTTTCTAATCCGCAAGGACCCCCGGAAGTTTGCCAGAGTTAAAGACCTCCTAACAATGAATGAAGAACTGAAACGAGCCAGAAAGGCCTTTGATGAAGCAAACTATGGATCTTGA
- the NEPRO gene encoding nucleolus and neural progenitor protein, with protein MAAPEAAWNRLDVPWPASSPTVALADSHPAVRWLPVLRRRCGMVGKRLSGRGLAAEGRVLRAVLYVYHSRLLRHRPYLALQQVEQCLKRLWKMNLVGCIETLAGLIPKKNTPQAHAECLVPSQPMLETVALKVLGGCKLILRLLDCCCKAFLLSVQHLCSEEFILLNTVASGLLSRLWIQHRGVLQSLISLYGVLSTSLHLVSETQQMPYIKGFTFPSDISNFLGVNVSSEVKKQKARMLTTKKPTSWLKKLFPTMPEAVSEVGKKRRFATCTSALKNRSIPCPVDIGEPVLVTRASRGKHLGFDVKSLLRPSRPLTQQGISIASTPFKAKSASLSSHIAKSQHTGALVQMVQTASSFGELSEALRKAILWCKGNKFKSESYFLRNKLLKSNRLHHVEAQGCRLKKKLCCVKTSVRKYLLYGSQNTRWPKQYLRAWFCRRRIKSSTRLKRTLKTVRQNSSQLFGVCENSASPVLPAYPDGPPCREGRSNAVRASVRPSTARTTKQLLLEGSPGPAWEEATENMDIDSIFAAMGV; from the exons atggcggcgcccgAGGCGGCGTGGAACCGGCTGGACGTGCCGTGGCCCGCCAGTAGCCCCACGGTGGCCCTGGCGGACAGTCACCCTgcag TGAGGTGGCTGCCGGTGCTGCGGCGGCGGTGCGGCATGGTCGGCAAGCGGCTGTCGGGGAGGGGCCTGGCCGCCGAGGGACGCGTCCTGCGGGCCGTGCTGTACGTGTACCACAGCAGGCTGCTCCGGCACCGGCCCTAcctggccctgcagcag gtaGAACAATGCTTGAAACGCCTATGGAAGATGAACTTGGTGGGCTGCATTGAAACTCTGGCAGGACTGATCCCCAA GAAGAATACACCCCAAGCCCATGCAGAGTGCTTAGTTCCCAGCCAGCCTATGCTGGAAACAGTGGCTCTGAAGGTGTTGGGAGGTTGCAAGCTCATTCTCCGTCTACTGGACTGTTGCTGTAAAGCTTTTCT CTTGTCCGTTCAACATCTCTGCTCAGAAGAATTCATACTTTTGAACACTGTGGCTTCAGGGTTATTGAGCCGGCTATG GATTCAGCACAGGGGTGTACTGCAGAGCCTCATTTCCTTGTATGGCGTATTGTCGACATCACTTCATCTGGTATCTGAGACCCAACAGATGCCTTATATCAAGGGGTTTACCTTCCCTTCTGATATCAGTAACTTCCTTGGAGTGAATGTTTCTTCTGAGGTGAAGAAGCAAAAGGCTAGAATGCttacaacaaaaaaacctaccagCTGGCTGAAGAAGCTCTTTCCTACGATGCCAGAGGCAGTGTcagaggtggggaaaaagagaCGTTTTGCGACCTGCACGAGTGCTCTGAAAAACCGTAGCATCCCATGCCCTGTGGACATCGGAGAGCCAGTTCTGGTGACCAGAGCCAGCAGAG GGAAGCACCTGGGGTTTGATGTGAAGAGCTTGCTTAGACCATCCAGACCTCTAACACAACAG GGTATAAGCATTGCATCAAcaccttttaaagcaaaatcagcaTCACTTTCCTCTCATATAGCAAAATCGCAGCATACTGGAGCTCTTGTACAGATGGTCCAAACAGCTTCGTCGTTTGGGGAACTGTCAGAGGCACTCAGAAAAGCTATTTTGTGGTGCAAAGGCAACAAATTCAAATCGGAATCTTATTTTCTGCGTAACAAGTTGTTGAAAAGTAATCGGTTGCACCATGTGGAGGCTCAAGGATGCAG GTTGAAGAAAAAACTGTGCTGTGTCAAAACATCTGTCCGTAAATACCTCCTATATGGGTCACAAAACACACGCTGGCCAAAGCAGTACCTCAGGGCATGGTTCTGTCGAAGGAGGATCAAATCATCCACACGCTTGAAGAGAACTTTGAAGACTGTTCGGCAAAATTCTTCTCAGCTTTTTGGGGTCTGTGAGAACAGTGCATCCCCTGTGCTCCCAGCTTACCCGGATGGGCCTCCGTGTCGTGAAGGACGTTCCAATGCTGTTAGAGCCTCTGTCAGACCAAGCACAGCCAGGACCActaagcagctgctgctggaaggaagcCCTGGCCCTGCGTGGGAAGAAGCTACTGAGAACATGGATATTGATTCTATTTTTGCAGCAATGGGTGTCTGA